Below is a window of Candidatus Aminicenantes bacterium DNA.
TCATGGGCCACCAGGATGGTCGGGTGGTCGACCTCGGGCTCCGCTCCACCCTCGTCCGGGGCTAGATTGCGGTAGAGCTTGGTCATGACGTCCGTGACGTCGGACTTGCGCAGGCGCATGGTCTCATCGGGCAGGGCGTCGAAGATGCGGGCGTAGTGGGAATGGATCTCGGTCAGGGCGCTCTCGGCCGAGACGTGATCGTCCCGTATCTTGCGCTCGACCCCGGTCTTGAGGGTGGGATCGTCCAGGATCAACAGATGGGCGTCGAAGATAAAGGCGTGTTCCTCGCCCACCCGGGCCTGGATGGTGTCGCGGACCCGGACGAGCTCTTCCCGGGTTCGATCGGCGGCCTGGCGGAAGCGCTGGATCTCGGCCGCGGCGCGGGCAGGCGGGATCGGGGTCGTACGGCCGGAGAAAACGACCCGCTCGGTCAGGAAGGCCTCGGCCAGGGCGATCCCGGGCGAAACGCCCACTCCGCGCAGGCGCAGGATGTCCATGGCCTACTCTTTCTCGCCGAAGCGGCCGTCGATGAGCTCGACCAGGGCCTGCAGGGCGGTTTTTTCGTCCTCGCCCTTCAGGCGCAGCAGGATCGAGGAGCCCTGGGTGGCGGCCAAGGTCAAGATGCCCAGGATGCTCTTGCCGTCGATCTCGGAGCCGTCCTTGATGATCCGGATGTCGGCCCCGAAGCGGTTGGCGGTGTTGACGAACTTGACGGCGGCCCGGGCGTGCAGGCCGAGCCGGTTTTTGATCTGGACGTTGCGTTCGATCATGAGGACCTTAGCTCTTCGGGCCGGCCAGCAGGGCGCTGGCCAGGTGGATGTTCTTGCGGGCCTGCTCGACGACCTTGCGGGCCGTATCCTTGAGCCCGGACGACCGCTGCAGGGAACAGAACTTGATCAGCATGGGCAGGTTGACGCCGGTGATGATCTCGACTTGGCCTTCCTTCTGGAAGGTGAAGCTGAGGTTGGACGGGGTGCCGCCGAACATGTCGGTGAATATGACGACGCCGCTCTTCTGGTCGACCTTCTTCAGGCTGGCGCCGATGCGCTTCTTGGAGTCCTCGACGTCGTCGTACCAGCCGATCGAGACCGCTTCGATATTGGGGGCCTCGCCCAGGATGATGGTCAGGGCGTTCAGGAACTCCTCGCCCAGCTTGCCGTGGGAAACGATGATGCCGCCGATCATTTATAAATATCCCGATGCTCGACCTTTATATCATATTTCAAGGCCTGAAGGGTATCCTTGAGGGCATCGGCCACGGCCACCGAACGGTGCTTGCCGCCGGTGCAGCCGACGGCGACCACCAGGCGGCTCTTACCCTCGGCCGCGACCCGGGGCAGAAGGAAGCGCAGGAGGCGCCCCATCTCCTCCAGGTAAGCCCGGCTCTCGACCGCCCCCAGAACGAACTCGCGGACCCGGCGGTTCTTGCCGTTCTTGGCCCGCAGATCCTCGACATAGAACGGGTTGGGCAGAAAGCGGGCGTCGAAGACCAGGTCGGCATCAAGCGGCAGGCCGTACTTGTAGCCGAAGCTGACGATCAGGACGTGGAGGGGCGGCCGGCGCCGGCGCTGGAACCGCCGGCCCAAGCTCTCCTTGAGCTGGGCGATCGAGGTCTGGGAGGTGTCGATGACCTCGTCGGCCAGATTCTTGATCCCGGCCAGGCGGCGCCGCTCCAGCCGCACGCCCGCCAAGACCGACCGCCGGCGGGCCAGCGGGTGCGGCCGCCGGCTCTCGCCGAAGCGCTTGACCAGCGTGTCATCCGAGGCCTCCAGGAAGATCAGCCGGGCCGACCCGGTCCGCCGGATCTCCTCCCAGGCCTTGGGAAAGTCCGTCAGGAAGCCGTGCTCGCGGATATCCACGACCAGGGCCACCCGGTCGATGGCCAGCTCGCGGCGGCGCCAGAGCTGAAGGAGCGTCGGGATGAGCTTGGCCGGCAAATTGTCTACGCAGTAGTAGCCCAGGTCCTCCAGAAAACGGCTGACGACCGTCTTGCCCGATCCGGACAGCCCGGTCAGGATCAGGAAACGGTCGTCCTTCATGCCTTTCCCTTCCGGGGCTCGCGCCGAGTGAGGGCCCGGTCGAGCTTGCCGCACAGGTCGAGCGAGGCGATGTAGCCCCGCCGCCGCAGCAGATGGACCTTGCAGGCGACTTCGATGAGGGTGGCGATATTGCGGCCGGGGGCGACCGGGATGTTCATCTGGGGCACGCGAATCCCCTGGACGAGGGTGTCCTCGGGAAAGCGCAGACCGAGCCGGTCGAACTCCTTGCGCGGCTGCCATTTTTTCAGCCGGACGACCAAGTCGATCGGCGATTCCAGGGCGATCGAGTGCGGCCCGAAGATCTGCCGGATGTTGATGATGCCCAGGCCGCGGATTTCCATGAAAAACCGGCTCAGGGACGGGGCCCGGCCGATGACCCGGCCGCGCGCGCTGCGGACGATCTGGACGACGTCGTCGGTGACGAAGCGGTGCCCCCGGCAGACGAGCTCCAGGGCGCTCTCGCTCTTGCCGACGCCGCTGTCGCCGACGATCAGGACGCCCAGGCCGTACATCCGCAGGAGGCCTCCCGGGACGATGGCGAGGCCCGGGGTTGCGGCGCGCGGGCGGGGAAGGGCGCGGGTCATTCGGGTGCGACCAGCCCGACGTGGCCGTCCTTGCGGCGGTAGAGGACCGCCCAGCGGCCGCCGTCATCGGACCGGAACATCAGAACCTCGCGCTTCTTGGCTTCGAAAGCCATCAGGGCGTCCTCGACCGACATCGGCTTGACGGCGAAATAGTCGGCCCGGATGACCCGCCGTTCGGCCTCGGGCGGCGAAACGGGCTCGACCGGGGAGGCCAGGATCTTGCGCTCGCGGCCGCCGCGGCGCTTCTTCTCCCGTAACTTCTCGCGCTCCTTCTTCAGCTTCTTCTCCAGCGCTTCGAAGGCCCGGCGGACCGAGCTCTCCAGGTCGCGGCTTTCTTCGGTCACCAGCAAGCCGCCGCCCTTGCCCAGGACGTGGATCTCGATCTTGAAGTTGTCGCGCTGCTTGGCCGCGATGACGTCGACGTCGGTGGCGAAGGCCAGCAGCTTGGCCATCTCTTTCAGGCGGGCTTCGCTGAAAGCCCGCAGCTGGGGCACAAGAGCGGCATGGCGCGAGGTGATTTGCAGGTTCATGGCGTCCCCTCCATCTGGTATTTCCGTTTCCGGATATGCGAGGGCAGGATCTTCAATTGTTTGCGGTACTTGGCCACGGTTCGGCGGGCGATGTGGAAGTTCTCCCGGCCCAGGACGGCCTCGATCTCCATGTCGCTGAACGGGGCGGTCTTGTCCTCGGCCTCGACCATCTTGCGGATGCGGTCCTTGACCCGAAGCGAGGAGACGTCCTCGCCGGCGTCGCCGATCAGGGCCTTGTGGAAGAAGTACTTGAGCGAGTAGACGCCCTGCGGCGTCATGATGAACTTGTTGGCCACCACCCGGCCGACGGTGGACTCGTGGACCCCGATCTCCTGGGCGATCTCCATCAGGGTCAGGGGCCGGATAAAATCCATGCCCTTGTCGATGAAGTCCTTCTGTTTGTCGACGACGTAACGGGCCACCTTGAAGATGGTCTGGTCGCGCTGGTCGAGGCTCCGCAGGAACCACAGGGCCTTCTTCATTTTGTCCTTGAGAAAGTGGTAGGCGTCGGGGTTGTCTTTGAAGGCCTTGGCCAGGAGCTGGCGGTAATAGGCGTTGATCCGCAGCCGCGGCAGACCCTCGTCGTTGAGGCTGATCTTGAAGTCGTCGCCCTCCTTGGTCACGATGATGTCGGGAGTGATATAGGACGGGCGCGCCTTGCTGTATTTGCGGCCCGGGGTCGGATCGAGCCGCTTGATGACCTCGATGTGGTATTTGACGGCCGAGGCCGGCCGGCCCAAGAGCTTGGCCAACTGGGCGTAGTCGCACTTCTCCAAGAGCCCCAGATGCTGGGTGACGATCGTCCGGGCCGTCTCATCCTTGATCTCGAGATAATCCATCTGGGCCAGCAGGCATTCCTTGAGCTCGAGAGCCGCGACGCCGACGGGGTCGAAGGCCATGATCGTGCGGCGGACGGCTTCGACCCGTTCGACCGGCACCCCGATCGTCTCGGCCAGCTCCAGCGGCGGCACGGTCAAATAGCCGTCGTCGTTGATGTTGCCGATGATGCGCTCGGCGATATCCCGCTCGACCGGTTCGTGGAAAGTCAGGTTGGCCTGCCAGTCGAGATGGTCCCACAGGGTCGTCTCGCCGGCCAGGGTGTTCTCCATGGCCGGGATCTCGCGCCGCTCCTGGGAGGACGGACGGAAGCCGTCGTCGAAGTATTCCTGGAAATAGGACTCGAAGGCCGCGTCGTCGTCGTTCCCGGCCGGCTCCTCGGGTCCGGCCTCGAGGGCCTCGGTCTTGGCGGACTCGGCCGGCGCGTTGTCCTCGCTGGCCTCGGCCTGGCGGTCGATCGACTCGCCCTCCAGCTCGAGCATGGGGTTTTCGGACAGCTCCTCGTCGATGACCTCGATCAGCTCCAGATTGGTCATGGGCAGGAGCTTGATGGCCTGCTGCAGGGCCGGCGCCAGAATGAGCTTCTGGACCTGCCGCTGGTCGAGGCGTTGCTTCATCATGGTCGGCCGCGTTCCCGCCTCAGAGGCGGAACTCGTCCCCCAGATAGGTGCGGCGGACGCCCTCGGACGCCACGATCTCCTCCGGCGTGCCGGATTTGAAGACCACCCCTTTATCGATGATGGCGGCCCGGTCGCAGATCCGGAGCGTCTCGCGAACGGCGTGGTCGGTGATCAAAATGCCCAGGCCCTGGGCTTTGAGAGAGCGGATGATGGCCTGCAGGTCCTGGATGGCGATCGGGTCGATCCCGGTGAACGGCTCGTCCAGAAGCAGGAAGGACGGCCCCGTGGCCAGGGCTCGGGCGATTTCCAGCCGCCGCCTCTCGCCGCCGGACAGGGTGAAGGCCCGGGCTTTGGCTAGGGGGGTCAGCCCCAGCTCGCCCAGAATGGCGGAAGCCTGCGCCGCACCGGCGCTTTCCCCGGGCAGGGTCTCGAAGATCGAAAAGAGGTTCTCCTCCACGGTCAGCTTGCGGAAGGCGCTGGGGTCCTGGGGCAGGAGGCAGACGCCCTTGCGGGCCCGCAGGTACATCGGCAGGGAGGTGATGTCTTCGTCGTCCAGGAAAACGCGGCCGGCGTCCTGGGGCACGAGGCCCAGGATCATGGAAAAGGTGGTGGTTTTCCCGGCTCCGTTGGGGCCGAGGAGCCCGACGATTTCGCCCCCCCGGATCTCCAGGGAGACGTCGTCGACGACCGTCTTATCGTGGTAGCTTTTGCGAAGACCGACGGCTTTTAGCTGCGATTTCATCGGTCACGACTTGATGACGATCTCCGATCGTTCCTGCGCCCGGTTCTCGACCTGGATGTTACCATCCGATAATCGGAATGTCAATTTGTCGCCCCGGACCGTACCGCGTTCTTTATCGACAAGATACGGGTGCCCGGTGAGGACGATCGTGTCCCCTTCGACGTCGTAGTCGGCAGCCTCGCCGAAGGCCTCGCGGTCGCCTTTTTTGATGGCGACAGTACCCCGGGCTTGGATCGAGCGGGCCCGGCCAGGCTCTTTATCGGGAACGACGGTCAACAAATCAGCCTTCAGGTCCACATCGCGGGTCCGCAACCGGCCCTGGCCGCGGAATACGACCTGGCGGCTCTGGGGATCGAAATCCATCTTCTCGCCGCCGACTTGGACGGCCGCCGCGGGACGGTTCTTGCCGGCCGGTTGGACGAAGCGGAAACCGGCACCCCCCGTTGCCGTCAGCACCTCGGTCTGGAGGGAGATCGCCGCTTCGGGAGCCTCAAGGATCTGGTCGTCCTGCCACATCCGGACCGCAGTCCGGACCTGCAGGCTTCTGTCCTTGTCGAGGTAGCTGAGGAAGCCGCCCCGGATGAAGGCCGGCTTGCCGGGCTTGAAAAATCCCGAGGGGCCGGCCTTGTCCGCCTCGCGCTGGAACACGATGGTCAGGTTGCCCGAGGCGTTGGCGTTGTTGTTCTGCATGAAGATCAGGATCCAATCGGCGCTGATCTCCCGGCCGGGCTCGGCGGATATGGCCCTGGTTTTTTCGCTGCCGAAGGCCTTCAGGACCCGGGTTGAGCCCTCATAGAGGATGGGGTTCCCGGCCAGGCGCCGCTCGCCGGACTGGCCGGCGTCCCGGGCCGTCAACGAACCGCCGCCCCGCACGGTCATCCCCTCCAATCGGCCCAGCCGGTTGAAGCCGAAATTGACCGCGTCGCCTTGGATCCTGGTCCGGCCGCCGTCGGCCGCGATGAGGACGAAGGAAGCCCCGCCGCGAGCCCGCACGGCGTTGATCGAGGGCGCATCGGGATACGCCGTCAACATGAGCTGGTCGGCGGAGATATCTTGGGTGTCGCTTTCCAGGGAGAAGACCGGCTGGAAAGAAGGTCCGGCGGGTACTTCCGGTTTGGCCTTGGGAGCGGCCTTAGCCGAGGACGCCGGCTTGGCTTCGCGCAAAGCCGCGGTGGCGTTGCCCATGAGCCAAAGGATGTGCAAGTCGTCCTTTTCGGCGAAAAGCTGGATTTCGACCGCGTCGGCCCGGCCGCGGCTCTGCCCGTGCGACAAGCGGACGCCGCCCTCCAGTCGAGCCCGGCGCTGGGCATAGTTGAACGCGATCCGGTCGCCGAACAGGATGAACGGGGCTTTCTCGTTCTTGGGATCGATCAGGGTAAACTGGGCCTCGCCGGACAGGACGGCCGAGTCGTCGCGCAGGGAATAGACAAAGGACCTGGCCTGGCCCTGGAAGCGGCTGGCCCGGATCGTCACCGCGGATAGGCTCCGCATGAGGTCGGTGGCCTTGTCATAGGCGAAGGCGTCGGCCCGGATGGTCATGCCGCGCATCTCAATCGAGACGTTCCCGGTGAAAACAGCCTTTTCCCAGCCCTTCTCGTAATCGACCCGGTCAGCCGTAAAGCGCATATCCCGGCCGCCCTTGGTCCCGCGATCGATGATGGTGACCGGCTTGCCGGGCTCGCCTTCCAGGCGGAAGCGGCCGTCGGGCTGCAAGCGGTTGCGGGCTGCGCTGATTTCCATCCGGCTCAAGTCGCGGTTGAACTCGCGGTAGATCGGCTCTTTCTGCGACTGGATCTTCTGCGGCGGCAGCTCGCCCTGGACCGGCTCGGTCCCGCCGGAGCGACGCAGATGAGTCAGAAAATAAACGACGATGATGACGACGGCTGCCGCCAGCAGAACGGCCAGGAGCAGCCGCAAGGCCCGGACAAATCGCCAGCCCCCTCCGCCGCCGGCGGAACGCCCGCTCACGGCTTGATCCCCTCGAGCGAGAGCTGCAAGCGGCTCTCGCCGTTATAGGTCGAGAACAGGAAGGTATAAGCGATGTCCACCCGACCGCCTTTGGGCAGGCGGTCCGCCCAATCGGCCCGATCCCAAGCCAACGCTTCGAAGGTGCGCTCGCCCTGGCGGAGCCACATCTTCAGATGCTTGCCCTTGAGCACCTGGGGCCCGGCCGCGATCTCCACTCCCCTGGTCGCGAACACGGGCCGCGGATTGCCGACCCCAAAGGGGGATAAAAGGGCGTGGACGCCCAAGAAGACGCGGTCGATCTCCGGGAAAGAAACCTCCGCGTCTACGCGCTGCCGCCGGCGGAGCAGGTCGTCCGTGATGTGGGCGTCCGCATCGGCGTTGGCCGCCGCCTTGAAAGCCGGCAGATTGTCCCGCATCAAGGTGCATCCGACCGCGTAAGTGTGGCCGCCGTAGGTCAGCACGTGCCCGCGGCAGGTATCCAGGCAATCGATGAGCGAATAATCGGAGATCGAGCGGCCCGAGCCGTGGGCCTTGCCGTCGGCATAGGAAAAGAGAATGACCGGCCGGTTGAAGGCATCCTTGAGCCGCGAGGCGACGATACCGATGATGCCGCGGTGCCAGGACTCGCTCCCCAGAATCAGGATCCGGTAACGGGAGTCGAGGCCGCGGGATCGAACCTTCTCTTCGGCCTGGCGGAAGATGGCCTCCTCGGCCTCCTGGCGATCGCGGTTGAGCTCGTCGAGGCGGCGGGCGATCTCGCGCGTTTCCGCGAGATCGTCGGAGAAGAAAAGCCGAACGGCGAGATCGGTCTGGCCCATCCGGCCGGCGGCGTTGATGCGGGGTCCGATGCGGAACCCGATATCGCCCTCGGTCACTTTGCGGCCGAGCAGTCCGCTGGCATCAAGCAGGCTGGGAAGACCCGGAGGCAGAGAGCCTTTTTTCCCCGACTTTGTTTCTTCCGCCCTTTCCTCCAAAGCGAGGATCGAAGTCTCCTCGAGCAGTTTCAACCCTTCCTTCACCAAGATTCGGTTTTCACCCAAGAGCGGGGCGATGTCGCTGATCGTGCCGATGGCCACCAGCTTGAGGTAATGGCGGAGGGATTTGGACTTGCCGGCCCGCTCGAACAGCGCCTGGATCAGCTTGTAGACCACCCCCACCCCGGCCAGCCCGCGCTCTGGATAGCCCGCGCTCGCCACGACGGGGTCGATGACGGCGATCGCGGCCGGGATCGCGTCCCCCGGCAGATGATGGTCGGTGATGATCAGGTCGATTCCGGCTTCCGTCGCCTTGGCCGCGAAGCCCTCGGCCCGAATGCCGCAATCGACGCTGATGACGAGGCTCGCCCCGCGGGCCTTGACGACCTCGAGATGCTCGTCCTTGATGCCGTAGCCGTCCGTCAGGCGCTCGGGGATGAAATACTCCACGATCCCGCCCAGGTCGCGCAAAGCCTTGTGGAGCATGACCGTGGATAGAACCCCGTCCACGTCGTAGTCGCCGAAGATCAGAATGGTCTGCTTTTCGGCGATAGCCCGCTCGATTCGGGCCACGGCGGCGGCCATGTCGGTAAACAAGTAGGGATCGAACAGATCGGCCGTCGTGCCGTGCAAGAACACCCTGGCCGCGGCGGCGTCGCCCAGCTTGCGGTTGGTCAGGACCTGGGCCAAGGGCAGGGGAATCCGGAGCTCCGCAGCCAGAGCCTTGGCTGCGGCTCCGATTTCGGGGATCTCCCAGCGGGCATCTTCCATGGATTTTCAATGTAACACAAGAGCGTCACCCCTCCAAGAGACGGGCCCCGCCTTGACCTGCCCAGTTTGAACGGTGATAATCATGGTCACCACCCGGAAAAAACGCCCGCCATTCAGCCCACGAGGTCCGCGACATGAAAGCGATCCGGCCGAAACCCATCCTGATCTTTTTTTTATGCCTCGGCTTGATTGCCCCGGCCTTTCCGCAATCGTCCGCCGGCGACTCCTCCGCCCGTGTGTATCAGGTCAATCACTGGGCGGCCGGGGCCGTCTGCGGGGTCGGATTGTTCGCGAACTACATGGGCATTTCAAAGCTCCTGGGAAAATACGATCTATCTCTTGCCGAGATTCAAGCCTTGGACAAGCGCACGCTCAACAAGATCGATGCCTGGTCGCTCAATCAAGACCCCACCCGCCGAGCCGTCTTCGAAAAATATTCGGACTATACCCTGTGGGCCTCGATCGCGCTCCCCTTTTCCCTTTTGGCCGACAAGCGGATTCGGCTGAACGGACTGGACATGGTGATGATGTTTTTGGAAACCATGTCCCTCACGACCAATATTTACGAATGGAGTGCGCTCGGGCCTAATTTCCAAAACCGCATCCGGCCGGTGGCTTACTATGATCAACTGTCCTATGACGAGAGAAAGACGGGCCACAACCGGAACTCGTTCTACAGCGGCCATGTCGCCACCGCCGCGGCCTCCACGTTCTTCATGGCCAAGGTCTACAGCGATTCGCATCCCGGGCTGGGCGACGACAAATATCTGGTCTATGCCGCGGCGCTGATTCCCCCGCTTGTGTTGGGGCTCTTCCGGGTCAAGGCGCTCAAGCACTTTCCTTCCGATATCATCGTCGGCCTGGTCGTCGGAGCCTTGTGCGGCATCCTGGTTCCCGAAATCTATCGGGTTAAAAAATAACGCTTGCCCCTCTAAAGAAGCGTTTAGAGCTATCCCATTCTGTGTGGCCTGCGGCACGGTATTCGGCCCGGCGGCGCGGGTTTTTCACGCCTTTTTCGCGCTTCTCTTCTCGGCGCCTGCGGAACTCCGCACATTTGATCTCCCAAATCCGCATGATCTCCCACTCCGTCTCGGTCCCGATGATCATCACGTGCTCAAACATCCCTCGGCGCCCGTTGGGTTCCCTCGAAGAGTTTCGCGAAAAAGTCTAAACCCGCGCGGTTTCGCCGTTGGCCGAATACCGTGCCGCCTCACCAACCCACACAGAATGGAAGAAATCCAAAACGATTCTATGGCTAAAATCAAACTCTTCTACTACGGCAAGGGGATGCAGGGGTGAGCGCCGATGCTGTCGCTTCGCAGTCCTCGTCACGACCGGCGCCTCGCCTGTCGTCGCGAGGGCGGAAATATCACCTAAGCGTTGCCGCATTCCAATTTCTTTTATTGGTATTACCCCTCCTGCCTCCCCTAAACAGGGTAGGATTCGTCATGCGGCTCCGGCAGGTGTCGAGGGAATCCTGCCCGGAAAGAGGCAGGACGGCGAGGATGTCTGAGTGGACCGTACAAAGACCGTTAGATCAATGCGGGACGCGAGTTCCGAGCCGCCGAGAAAAACGAGACGCCACGGCGCAAATATTTCCGCCAGAGCGAACCCCTGCGCCAGGAGCCTCGTTGACAGGTAGTCAGGGCGCCCCTATAATCCAGACACGATGCTCGGCAACCTGCGGGAGAAGCTGTCCAAGACCCGCTCGGCGTTCAAGCAGCGCCTCGACGCCCTGGTCAAGAGCGGCAAACCGCGCGAGGAAATTCTCGACGACTTAGCCGAAGCTTTAATTTTGGCCGACGTCGGCGTCGCGACGACCGAGAAGATCATCGACTCGCTCCGCGTCCGAACCCGCAAAACCGACGGCTTCCCCGAGATCCGCGAAGCGCTCAAGGCCGACCTCGTCGAACG
It encodes the following:
- a CDS encoding phosphatase PAP2 family protein, giving the protein MKAIRPKPILIFFLCLGLIAPAFPQSSAGDSSARVYQVNHWAAGAVCGVGLFANYMGISKLLGKYDLSLAEIQALDKRTLNKIDAWSLNQDPTRRAVFEKYSDYTLWASIALPFSLLADKRIRLNGLDMVMMFLETMSLTTNIYEWSALGPNFQNRIRPVAYYDQLSYDERKTGHNRNSFYSGHVATAAASTFFMAKVYSDSHPGLGDDKYLVYAAALIPPLVLGLFRVKALKHFPSDIIVGLVVGALCGILVPEIYRVKK
- the lptC gene encoding LPS export ABC transporter periplasmic protein LptC produces the protein MSGRSAGGGGGWRFVRALRLLLAVLLAAAVVIIVVYFLTHLRRSGGTEPVQGELPPQKIQSQKEPIYREFNRDLSRMEISAARNRLQPDGRFRLEGEPGKPVTIIDRGTKGGRDMRFTADRVDYEKGWEKAVFTGNVSIEMRGMTIRADAFAYDKATDLMRSLSAVTIRASRFQGQARSFVYSLRDDSAVLSGEAQFTLIDPKNEKAPFILFGDRIAFNYAQRRARLEGGVRLSHGQSRGRADAVEIQLFAEKDDLHILWLMGNATAALREAKPASSAKAAPKAKPEVPAGPSFQPVFSLESDTQDISADQLMLTAYPDAPSINAVRARGGASFVLIAADGGRTRIQGDAVNFGFNRLGRLEGMTVRGGGSLTARDAGQSGERRLAGNPILYEGSTRVLKAFGSEKTRAISAEPGREISADWILIFMQNNNANASGNLTIVFQREADKAGPSGFFKPGKPAFIRGGFLSYLDKDRSLQVRTAVRMWQDDQILEAPEAAISLQTEVLTATGGAGFRFVQPAGKNRPAAAVQVGGEKMDFDPQSRQVVFRGQGRLRTRDVDLKADLLTVVPDKEPGRARSIQARGTVAIKKGDREAFGEAADYDVEGDTIVLTGHPYLVDKERGTVRGDKLTFRLSDGNIQVENRAQERSEIVIKS
- the recJ gene encoding single-stranded-DNA-specific exonuclease RecJ, which gives rise to MEDARWEIPEIGAAAKALAAELRIPLPLAQVLTNRKLGDAAAARVFLHGTTADLFDPYLFTDMAAAVARIERAIAEKQTILIFGDYDVDGVLSTVMLHKALRDLGGIVEYFIPERLTDGYGIKDEHLEVVKARGASLVISVDCGIRAEGFAAKATEAGIDLIITDHHLPGDAIPAAIAVIDPVVASAGYPERGLAGVGVVYKLIQALFERAGKSKSLRHYLKLVAIGTISDIAPLLGENRILVKEGLKLLEETSILALEERAEETKSGKKGSLPPGLPSLLDASGLLGRKVTEGDIGFRIGPRINAAGRMGQTDLAVRLFFSDDLAETREIARRLDELNRDRQEAEEAIFRQAEEKVRSRGLDSRYRILILGSESWHRGIIGIVASRLKDAFNRPVILFSYADGKAHGSGRSISDYSLIDCLDTCRGHVLTYGGHTYAVGCTLMRDNLPAFKAAANADADAHITDDLLRRRQRVDAEVSFPEIDRVFLGVHALLSPFGVGNPRPVFATRGVEIAAGPQVLKGKHLKMWLRQGERTFEALAWDRADWADRLPKGGRVDIAYTFLFSTYNGESRLQLSLEGIKP
- the raiA gene encoding ribosome-associated translation inhibitor RaiA, with the translated sequence MNLQITSRHAALVPQLRAFSEARLKEMAKLLAFATDVDVIAAKQRDNFKIEIHVLGKGGGLLVTEESRDLESSVRRAFEALEKKLKKEREKLREKKRRGGRERKILASPVEPVSPPEAERRVIRADYFAVKPMSVEDALMAFEAKKREVLMFRSDDGGRWAVLYRRKDGHVGLVAPE
- the rpoN gene encoding RNA polymerase factor sigma-54; translation: MMKQRLDQRQVQKLILAPALQQAIKLLPMTNLELIEVIDEELSENPMLELEGESIDRQAEASEDNAPAESAKTEALEAGPEEPAGNDDDAAFESYFQEYFDDGFRPSSQERREIPAMENTLAGETTLWDHLDWQANLTFHEPVERDIAERIIGNINDDGYLTVPPLELAETIGVPVERVEAVRRTIMAFDPVGVAALELKECLLAQMDYLEIKDETARTIVTQHLGLLEKCDYAQLAKLLGRPASAVKYHIEVIKRLDPTPGRKYSKARPSYITPDIIVTKEGDDFKISLNDEGLPRLRINAYYRQLLAKAFKDNPDAYHFLKDKMKKALWFLRSLDQRDQTIFKVARYVVDKQKDFIDKGMDFIRPLTLMEIAQEIGVHESTVGRVVANKFIMTPQGVYSLKYFFHKALIGDAGEDVSSLRVKDRIRKMVEAEDKTAPFSDMEIEAVLGRENFHIARRTVAKYRKQLKILPSHIRKRKYQMEGTP
- the lptB gene encoding LPS export ABC transporter ATP-binding protein: MKSQLKAVGLRKSYHDKTVVDDVSLEIRGGEIVGLLGPNGAGKTTTFSMILGLVPQDAGRVFLDDEDITSLPMYLRARKGVCLLPQDPSAFRKLTVEENLFSIFETLPGESAGAAQASAILGELGLTPLAKARAFTLSGGERRRLEIARALATGPSFLLLDEPFTGIDPIAIQDLQAIIRSLKAQGLGILITDHAVRETLRICDRAAIIDKGVVFKSGTPEEIVASEGVRRTYLGDEFRL
- a CDS encoding HPr family phosphocarrier protein, producing the protein MIERNVQIKNRLGLHARAAVKFVNTANRFGADIRIIKDGSEIDGKSILGILTLAATQGSSILLRLKGEDEKTALQALVELIDGRFGEKE
- the rapZ gene encoding RNase adapter RapZ: MKDDRFLILTGLSGSGKTVVSRFLEDLGYYCVDNLPAKLIPTLLQLWRRRELAIDRVALVVDIREHGFLTDFPKAWEEIRRTGSARLIFLEASDDTLVKRFGESRRPHPLARRRSVLAGVRLERRRLAGIKNLADEVIDTSQTSIAQLKESLGRRFQRRRRPPLHVLIVSFGYKYGLPLDADLVFDARFLPNPFYVEDLRAKNGKNRRVREFVLGAVESRAYLEEMGRLLRFLLPRVAAEGKSRLVVAVGCTGGKHRSVAVADALKDTLQALKYDIKVEHRDIYK